The sequence TTCTTGAAGCTAGGAAAAgagaaatatgaaaaaaattaaGGCCTGTGATAGTTTCACAACCAATAATTCCCTTAACTGGGTGTTTATTGAGTTTTTGGACTTGGCCTTAGAGACTGCATGTGTAACTAGGACGTGCATTATCCTGACACCCAGCTGATTGTTGTCTTCTTTCCCCTGAGATCATTGAGATGGTGAGTTGTTAAAAGCCTTCGGTTTCTTCTGCTGTGTTACATTGTGAAGCAGTGTAACTTCACCCCAGACATTaatctaaccagtgctgagtgccatCTGAAAGCAAATatgttgtgccttttttttttctttgtaaactGAAAACTTCACACCTACTCAAACACTGAAGATGTGCTTCAAGATACTTTACTTGAGGATACATCTGCAACTTTTTGGGTTGAGGCTGAATACTTGAAGAATCATTTCTTGACAAAGTTATGAGGATGATTTTTTATTATGTAGCTGTTAGATTTCTGTTGTCTCATCACTCCTGGGGAAGATTTCTGCCAGGAGTTACCAGAACGTAATGGTGCTGAAGCATCCTTCTCTTTCATTAATCTTGACAGCAGTAATTGCGAGCATATCTGCAGTGCAATGCCACTATAGTGGATTCCACTGTTAAAATTACCTGATTTTTGAGTGTGAAGTATACATGTACTATATGAACAATGCATCCTTTCTGTCGGGTAagtatttgttttctgtgtttttgtgCATAATATTTATTTCAGAGTGTTTGCCTATTTTGTCTGATCTTGTGCTTCTGTAGGAATTTCTACACAAGACTCTTCCTTCGgtctttgttcctttttttccctttgtcccAGATTAATTTCACAGTGTTGGTCTTAAGACTGCAAGATGACTTCACAGGGACACCAGGAAAGGGAAACCTACCTGTTTCTTTCAACTTCTCTTACTCTATTTGTACAAACACTTGtgttttttgtcttttcaggCAGAGGCCGAGGAGAAAGCGGTTTCTACCAAAGAAGTTTTGATGAAGTGGAGGGTGGATTTGggcgaggagggggcagggaaatgCACAGATCACAGAGTTGGGAGGAAAGGTAACAGAACTCTAgcccttaatttttttttaaagtgcatCTGCTAAGCTTCATTCATGGTTTTTGACTTCATCAAAACACTTTAGGAATGGTGATGAGGTGTATTTTAGTGGAGTGTCTGAATTTCTAAGATGGGGTAAACACAGTAGTCAGGAGCAAGTAGAACAACATTTTTGCAAAGAATTTTTCTGCCAAGATCCTGGGAAGAAGGAACTACTTTAAGATCACATTACAGCTCGATAAAGGTTTTGCTTCAGTTTTAGTCTCCACTTTGTTGACAGTACTCAGGGTCAcatttcaaaactcacctggttGCCACAGGCTGTGTATGTATTAGTGTTACTGGAAATTTTAGTTGTCATTTGGAACTTTAAAGATATCCTCCATCAAACTCTGATTTTAAAAAAAGTCCTCCACCAAGTaggtaaaaaaaccaaccaaaccaaccaccccccaacaaacccagaaaacccgaaacaaaaccaaaaaaaagccccactgTAAACCAAAactaacaaaacccccacaactccatgccccaaacaagcaaacaacaaaacccaaaccacaaaacacccACCCATACCCCCCCCAATAtcccaaatgaaaaaaaaaaaaacagcctaAATGAGTGGAGTAGTTCTAAAATCTTATTTGAAACTTCTATTCTGCCTTTCTAGGGGAGACAGACGCTTTGAAAAACCAGGGCGAAAAGATCCAGGTATGGTTTTGTCACTGTATGGGCAGAacatggggagggaggagcagggtaTGTTTTGGGGAAACAACCTGTATGTACATAAACCTTTTTATTGCTCCAGGTATGCTGTTGATACAGAACCAATGATACTGTGTCAGGTTATCTAAATGGTTTCTCCAAGTAGCATTTTTCTTTGTGTTATTTTCACAATTAGGTATTTAAGTGTTGTAGACTAGAAAAACCTGCAGCAAGTGGGTTCTATTTACTTGTGAACATGGAATATCTAGAGGTGGAACTACATTCCCGTACATCTATGAAAGCAGGTTGTACTGAGAGCAGATGTGCTGGGAGGTGATGTCTTTTCTGTGCAGCCTTTCAACATTCCTGAGGTTGATACCTAGAACTTCTGAAACAATGTATGCTGTTAATTATTTGTTTTTGAATGCTTGCTGTGTTGTGAGGTACATCCTAGCAGCATTCTTCTGAGGTTCACATGCTGATAGATTTACTGTCTTTTAAACTAGTTGAAGTTGTCGTACAAGTCTTCCGTTTGTTCAGGTTATCATGTGGCCCCACTCTTTCTCATTCCTCTCCTGTTTCTTAAATGCTTCACACTGGCTGTGTTGAGACAGAATACTGGATCCTTAATTGTGACCCAGTATATCTAAACATTCAGCTGTACTCGAGTTGGAGTAGATTGCCATCTTGGAGATGGAATGTACCCATTTAGGTAAAAATCTATGTTCTGAGTGTGGTAAGAACATTCAAGGAAGTTCTCCTTGATCAGCTTGTTAATATGGTAACAGCAGTGATTTTTGTGCTTCTTGGGATCATGTGTTGATTGTTCTCTGCTGTGACCTTTCTGTGTGGCATCTTTCCATGTGCACAAACTGGTACAAGCTTGCTGGTCTGTTCCAACctaatgcagtctgtgaatctgtgacagTGAATCTTGTCTTTTTTGGACCCAGAGGATCTTTTGCTCTTCGCTGAAGGAGACTTGGCTAAATGTCCTCCTTGGTGAACATATTGTTAGAGCATAGGTCAGAAAAGACAACTACAGGTTGAATTTCaagataaataaaagaaaataggtTCAACTGGAATTTGTTTTGAAAGCCCTCCCAGTCCTCTCTCCATGTAGGAACTGATTTTTCAAATACTTagaatgcttttatttttctaccTTTTAAGTTGAAAgttaaaacaaaatgaagagGTTGCTTGTTTTCCTCATTGTTTTCCTTGAAAAGATGTTACTTCTAAAAATAACTTGAGATTAGCCCATCTTTACATGTCAGTAGTGAAACTTCGGACTTTGTGTCTTTGTATTCAGGGGCCttttggtgggggggtgggggaaggaaaggaaataaaggagaaaatttAATACTACTGAAATTTCAGGACTGCATTTTTTACAGAAGACAAATAGATGTGCAAGTAGTATATACCAAAGTTGATTCTGTTTTACTTATTTAGCCCCTTTCTGTTCTTGTGATAAAATTACGCTTCCAGATCCAGACTACGGGATGTGCCACATTTCTGATTGACCGTAGTGCATGTCAGTTTAGGACGAGAGATGTATCTCACAGATGAAACTGAGAATAGTTTTACAGTATGCTTGATGGCTTCATAGAAGTTGACTGCCAGGGACGGTTATTAGaatgtcttcactgcaagagtggtcaggcattggagcagggtgcccagagaggcagtggaattgccatccctggagatgtgcaAAGaagtgtgtggatgtggcactttgcaACATGGTTTAAAGACCATTGTGGTCTTAGATTGAATGTCGGACTcagtcttaaaggtctcttccaacagaaacaattctatgatttaatgaTTCTGCCTGAATGGGGGGTTAATGGGCCAGCTGCTCTAGAGCATGTCTTGTTTGTAGACTTTGGACTTCAGCATATATTTTCTGTGAACCATTTTCTGGAGAGGCTTGTGTCTTTGTGTGCCTTGTTTTGCTGTAAGGGATGATAGGCTTTTTCTCAAATTATCAAGCTTTCTCTAGTACTTGATTGCTCCTCATAAGTATCTTGTTATGTTTCTCTTCTAGTTTGATCTATCTTTACTAAAATCTCTGTAGCATGGTATGATAGAGGCAAGAGACCTGTGGTCGGTCTTAAATGTCCATGTTTAAAAATGTGCTTTAACAATAGTACTTTGTTTGCATACTGCTGTGTTCATGTCCCAGTAagtgggaaaatattttttttttctctgtggagAGAAATAAGGAGGAGAGCACAAAAGTGTTAAGAGAAGGCCTTGGTTAATGAACAAATAGTGCAATATGAAGGCTTTCCAATGACAAGCTATTCTGAAGGGCGGGGGGCCACAGGTGTGCCAAAAGAAGTCCCATATAAAACCAGGCACTGGTATTGCACATGGAGCAGTGGAAGCATTCAAGGAGTGAATTGACATGCAGCTTCTAAGTCAGGCTGACGTGCTTTAGCAGGTGTATATATTGGTTTCTATTACCTTGGATAAACTTCTTTGTTCAGGATTTTATTCTCTGATTTTTCTTGTACTTCAGTTTTTCATTGCTCTTTTATAAGGCCTTGGATTAGCCTCAAATTACATAATTTCCTGAGTTGCCAGCCTTTTCATATCCTTTGTTCTGGGTGATCACATTACAGAATTAGTAAGAGATCAAATATTATACTCTCTTGGGCATTCATAATAGATGACAGTGCAAGAACCTCTCACTTAAAAATCATGAGattaaaaaagcagcagaacttCAACAAAAATGTTTCTTGAATATGATCAATATAATGTTCTTAAAAATTAATGATTGCTTTTTCAATGCTTCCAACAGTTTGTGAGATCACATCTGACCGATTCTCAGCATAAACAGTATCTGTTCCTAGTTTCAGTATGAAGATGCACAAAGTACTTTCTAGTTTTGGTTGGAGACTCACAGGTCAGGCAGACTTCATTGAGTGCCCAAATTGCTTCTGGAAGGGTGAGACCATTAGCGAAGAAAATGAGCAAGTTGATTTTTAGATCACGGCTGCCTTTCTGGAACTGTGCAAAAGCTGTTTAATTTTCTGTGCAGCCTCTTGACTAAAACCAGCTTAGTAGCTGAGAGGATTTCATTAGTTACCAGCAATTACACACTGGTAGTAAATAATTAAAATGTAGATTAAACAAGACATTTAGTAAGCCAGTTGTGGAACCTTACTGAGCTCTATGTAATGTATGGGGTTTTTGTTAGGTTATAAAGACATGAATATAAAAAGAGTGTTCAAGTGAGTATAAAAAAAGATGCTGAGTTTCTTTGAATTGCACTTTCCCTTACTCTGCCTTGCTTGTTTTATTTCCCTAATTTGCCAGCAAGGAGTGCATCCAAAGAAGGTTCATTATCAGCTCTTGCAGTCTCAGTCAAAGGATGGAGTGTAGTGTTGCTGAGGCAGAGCCCATCAGcaatttttccccttccttgttTGAAATGCTTCTATGGggctgcttccctcctccctaGACCCTAAATCAAAGTGGCTCTTTGCTAGCCTCATTTGGGTTGTGAACATGTCAGTTAGCAGAGTTTAGGGACTTAATAAGAATTTAGTTCAACACTATCTCATCAGGTAGCTTGAGACCGTATTTCCTGCGGCTGACCACTTCAGTGGAGTTTAAAGGAAACTTTGGTAGTGCGTGATGCTGTGGTCAATGGAAGTTGCTATTTATGTGATTTTGGTTTCATTTACCTTTGAAAGGTagcttttgctttattttgctaCTTGGCTGTTCAAGTGTGAACAAGTAAGTAGGCACTGCTTTTGTTGAGAGCTTGGAAGTCATTATCCATCATTCTATTTATTCTTTAGCTTCTTAAATTATTTAGGAGCTTCAGAACAGTCTCTTAATTGCAGTAGGTTTATGAGGCACTTAAATACAGAAGTCTCAGGTATagtttgttttaaatgttttttattttaaaattgatTCAGATGTCTAAATACTTCTGTGCTGTGTGTACAGGCAAATATTGATGTTAAAAAGCATAAAATATAAATGGATACAATTCTACTCCTTGTGTATATAGTGCGTCCTTCTGGGTCAAACCTACTTGAAACAAGCAGCGCAAAGGTGAGAACATGCTGAATGCACAATCATTTCTTAAAAAAGTACAGCAATTAATTTAGAAAAGTCTCTTTTCCACTGCTAAATAAGTTATTCAGTGTTTCCAAATATGAAAAACATTCCACTGCAGCATTTATCATATACatcaagattatttttttttggataGTGTCTTCATAGACCTGTCTTGAAATGAGAGATTCTCTTATTTGGCAGAATGAAGAGCTACAGTTAGTATTTACAATTTAGCTTAATAAGCACAGCAGGAGTGCTTTTCACTGCCATGAGAGATTGGCAGTACTTCCTAAGAGTGAATTCAGCCGTCTGAAAACAGATATAACTGTGTATCCCCAAGGAGTTAAGAGAGCATAAAAACTGGGATTTTGgaagaacagaactaattccaGAACTAATACATGTACTGAATGAACCCATGTTGGTTTTAACTAAGATTTTTCTCTTGTATTGTGTTCTCCATTTTGTCATAAACTGCTTAATTGTGATTTAGGTCAGCTTTGGGagttttgaaggtctctcctTTCAAGGGTCAGTGCGGCTTTAATCATAGTCTGGTGAATTCAGCAGGTAGCTCTTTTAATTTCCAAGAATTAGTACTGTGATTCTTGTACTTGACTTTGTCCTGGTCCATCAATCTAGCCTCTCCTTGGTTTGTATGGACACATCCATTCTCTTTGCTCTGCATATCATGTTGCAATCAAAAGGGTGGGAGTACAAGAGAATGATCATTAGAAGATGGCAGGgcaggcaaggaaggaaggTTGTAAATGGAACTTGAAAGTTTAATGtaataattattaaaaaaagCACAGAGTCCCAAGTCTGTTCTCTCTATTCTGTGAAGCCAGTCTCAGAGAGCTGGAAGCTGTCGGTGTGCTGTCCATTGATGTGGATCTTGTCAGTTCTTTTTGGACTCTTTgagtcagctgcagctgggaactCAGGAATAGTCTTGTCAAAATTCTCCATCTTGATCTGATATTCACCTTTGGCATTGCGGGCTAGCACAGAGGCAAAGCGATGGTGCAGCATGatctctgaagggaggtaggATGTTCTCCTTTGACACATTTCTCCTGTGCCCTCTTGCACAGCTGACAGAAAGATGACCAGCTCAAAATGGTGAGTAGTTTCtctttggagcagagcagccagagggCTAGATGGAGTGATTAAATGGTAGTAGGTCAGTGGAAAGATGAAAAAAGGACATTCATCCAAAGTAATGCTGTCTAGGTGGAAGCCAACACTAGTTTGGTGCAGCTGCCCATTCTCTTGTTCTTGGTAAAGTATAGCAGAAATCTGGACACTGGTCAGTGGGCTGGAGCGTGTGTTGGCCACCTGGAACATCAAGTACGGCTTCCCTTCGCTGTGCGTCACCACGGCAGAGCGGGTGAAGCGGATGGAGAATGCCCGATTCTTTGGTCGGGCAATTTTTGCCACAAAAGCACCTAcagcaaggagaagaaaaaactgAGTACAAGAACTATGCCTGGGTTGgttccctgcagcctctgagccctgtgaagcagtcaaaagaaacagaagctgGCTTGTGTAGACGTGATCTTTGTAGCCTCAGCCTACATGCTTGAGATCTGCTAAGCTGGCATGGCATTAGCGTAGTTTTGTTGAAAAAGCATAACTTTCCTACAATGCTGCTTTTACTAATCTTTGGAGACTGAACTGCAGCTGTAGGAAGGAGAGCCCCAATGTACTGCAGTTGGCAGTAGTACTTGGTATTGCAGGAGCTTGCTCTTAACACACAATAAACTAACATGTATTCTTTAAGTCTTTTGAAATTCTTTAAACCTCCAAGTTACTTGAAATAACTTAAAGGCCTTTGAAACAGACAGTTTTCAACATTTTCATTACATCAGGTACAGAGGAATACTTAAACACTGAGTTGAAGATCAATGAAAACACTTCAGCTAGACAAAAGTAAACCTTAAAACCAATGGAATGACAGCACTTACATCAATTTAAAAACAACTTGGTGAGAGAATGGTACAAGAAATATGGGATACGGAGTGATAGGTAGTGACCTGCCACAAGTATTGCCCAATGAATAGTGGAACTCTCAAGTCCAAGTCTTGATGCAACCTAATTTCTGTCTTTTGTTAATGGAAGGGTGTTtaacttttatttctttgtatcTAAAAATCTCATCATCCTTATAGTGGCTGACTTAATTGTTCTTTCAGATACCAGTATGAACACTGTTTCATTTCTGGCTCCATTTCTTATATCTAATAGTTACACATCTATTCTATTTAAAGATTAAATATGAGGGATTACCTGTGATGAAGGCTTCCAGCATGAGCCCCAGGACCATCTGTATTGCCAGCAGAGCAATAGCACTGGGACAGTCCCCGCTTGGGAACATAGTGCCATAACCAATTGTGAGTTGTGTCTCCAGTGAGAAGGAGAAAGCAGCTGTAAAACTGGTGATGTACTTGACACATATAGTGTGGTTGTCAGGTGGAGCATCATGGTCCAGCTCCAGGTCCCCATTCATCTCAGCCAGCAAATACCAAAGCACTGCAAAGACTAGCCAATGAATGAcaaaggaagcagagaagaCCAGCATCATCCATCTCCAGCGCATGTCCATTAGTATTCCCCATGCATCTCGGAGGTATGCCAGACCTTTGCCTTGAGCACCATCTATCTGGAATGTGCTGTGTCCATCTTTGGTCACCATCCTCAGGTATCTTTGGGTCAGGAGGGGAGCACTGGATTTGGTATTGTTGCTCTCTATCATATCTGTTGTCATCTTCTATAtatgagagaagaaaggagaaagcatgATACCATGCAGCATATTTGTTTTTTGCCTAACATTCACAGTTTTTGACACATCAGCAGGGGTTGAAATACAGCCGCCAACAAAGCGGGGCTTATACATTGCAATCCAGAGAAGATTAAGTcaggagcttggagaggaattTACCACTGTTTGTGGTAATACTTTGCTGAAAAAGATTAAGTTTAAAAATCAGGCTACTTCTCAAATTTGCTTTAGTTGTTTAAATATAACTTTCATAGGTTACCTTCCTTAAATTTACATTTGAGTCACATGCTTAAATTCTTTAGGGGTGAGTGGGATGAGAGTAGGCATGCTGTGTCTGGAAAGAAACTGAATTTTGCCTGATTAAATGTGTTTTGGTAACTTTTTAGCAGAGCATAATAGCTTATTATACTATGAATACTACTAACAGTACTGTGGAAATGCTAATTATTACTATTTCTCTAACATGCTTATGCGTTTTATGGAAATGCTGTAGTTCACTTAGTAGCCCTTTCAGAGTTTCTAGTTCAGGAAATGGCTGCTGACTGCACACACTGTGTCTAGTTGAGCAGAATTACAGTATTCAGAGCATAGAAttactttggttggaaaatatctTTAAGATCGCTGAGTCCAACTgtttaactctaccaagtctggtactaaaccatgtccctcagcaccacatctctgcctcttttaaatatctccagggatgggaactgaATCACCTCTGATGAGCCTGGTCCTGACCAAAACCAGGAAAGCACAAATGTATGGTAACCAGAGGGTGAAGTTGCTATGTGGGGTGCAAAATGTAAACGTGTAGGTATCTGACGTGTTAGGcccctttgtttccttttaaacCTCAAAACTTGGCAAAGCTGTCAGAGATGCTGAGTGTCTTTGAAATGACGTTGGCCactcaaatccatatctcttaCAAATACTGAACATTTAACGTACCCCTGGGGCAGATTAAATTTCAGTTCATGTAAAATAGACTTGGTGATGTGTGCAGCCTACTTAAAGTAGGTTGTGAGGAAGCTTGTTTGTAGAAcagacttaaaaaaaattatgtaaATTCTGCAAATCATAATTGTCCATGGTGTGTTTAGTCAGTTTTGTTGGGTTCCTATCAACTTTGACCTTTCTCTGAATTAGAGCTGTTTAAGTATATGATACAAGTGAACAAACAAGCTAGAGCAACTGGATtattaccaccaccaccaccacccccagttCTATCTTGAACTGCATCATCTGAGCATCCTGAACTGAATTAATAATGAATTTATGAAAGGTAAAAATATTTCTTGTGATCTCTGATCTTGTAAGCCAGCAGATTTTGTGGCTGTTTATTTGACAGTGATACCAAGTTTTAGTAATTTCAGAACATTCTCTTTTGCCGTTCATAACCATGCAGGTAATTCTTCTGTCCGTGCTGTTGTCAAAGGAGGTAGAGGAGATGATAACCTGAGTGGAATTCAGTGTTTTTCctctaatttttattttccaatTTATATCTCCTGAAAGGAATATTTTGAGAATGTTCCCCATGCCAAAGAATACAGCAGGCTCTCTGAGATTCTCCTGGTTAGTAGTACAAGGGTACTTTTCTTGGGGGATTATGATCATAATCCATTCAGTTTATAGCTTTCATTCTTTGGTCTACTCTGTAGCTCTCTGACAGTTTTCAGTCTTGCTGCATTGCTACAGAGTTTTACAGTAACTTGAGTATAGTTTTAAATGCTTCAGGAACCTGGTGATTAGTGACTTGTCTGTAGAGCAGAGTCTGGTTTAGAAGAGCTCTTTTGGACACCTTGAAGGATCTTGAAAATGGTTGTCTCTGAATGGGAAAGGTGATTGGGACCATGCCCAAAACATAATGCCTTTGGATGTAAATGTAATGCATTCTtgcacagaaataaaaccaaagcaccaccacaaaaaacatTATGTAAATTCTCATGGCCTCCAAGTAATTTGGGTTTGCAAAACAAATATAATGCTGTGAGAATTAATCTGATGACTGGTTGGTGACAAAAGCCTTTTCTGCAGTGTTAGTATGttcagagaaaaaggaaaaaatatactTAATCTGGTCCATCTTCCTGGGCTCCACTTGAGACCTTCCACAGTGCACCACAGACTACTTGGAGCAAAATGCTATCAGCATTGCAGAGTCTCAGTTTTGATTGAAGGGCTTTTTAGAGTGGTGATAAATCACTGaaagctctgaaaaaaaatgtggCTGGTGTTCAGTGTCaggtggtttgggatttttttcaatGAAGGTGAGCTCATTACTGGCCAATTTTGAAGGTTCTTGAGAAACTCCATTAGTCCCCAGCAGCATGTGTCACAACAGTCCTGTGTCTCTGCTCCTTGAGTCTTCCAGAACTTGCCTCTTGAGGTTAACTAGGTTACTGCTCTGGTCTTAATTGATACAGGCCTCTGACTTTTCTTGTCTAGAACTGTTCAAAATGTTAGGTATTTAATTTGATGGCAGTGAGAACACTGGAAGGATGTCAACTTGAGTTCTGAAACTTTTTTTTCAAAGGCATTGATGGCTTTAAGAGTCTTTTCCGAAGCTGGGAAAATGAGTAAGAAACTGCAAGTAGGCTCTGAGAGAATGCACTTGGCTTAGAATAAGAGGTGAAAGAACAACTGTCATGTAAGAAATCGTTTTCTTGGGTTGGAGGATCAGTCCTCAGTGTTTTCAAAAGCAGAACCAACTTATGAGTAGATGACAGTTTGAATTTACATGCTCCTTGCCTTGCCCACTCTAGTAATAAATACAAATACCTTCTTTCCTTGTTAAAGAGAAGTTAATGAAGTTGCACAATTTGGACCATCTGATCCAGTCCCCTGCCTGGCATGGTCCTTGGTATCCCCACATTAATTCCAGTTTTGAACAGTGTATGTTTTAGGAAAGGCATTCAGCTTTGACTTAAATTGGGCATTGTTTGTTGGAGAAGATTTGTCTCCACTGTTACATGCATGCTATGTTTGAAATTCAGATTTGTCTACTGTGATCTCTTAAACTCTATGTTATGCTTTTTGTCAGGTTTTGCTtctcctgtttcctgatgtgtgaaTCTGTTGTAACTTTGgggttttccttctccctccatcTCCCAGCCGATAGCCCATGACGGGAAAGGCAGGAACCACGTTACGACTTTTCTAGCTGTCTCTTGGCAGGCTGACCAGTCTTTTATCATTCATTCAGTGTATCTAATCCTTCCTGTTTCCAGTCTTGAAATTTAGATGGGTATCACTGACTGTGGTGTGAATGTAACTTCTGAGCTTTTCAAAAAATCTTCTCTATGCTCATCTAAGACAATCATGGTGGGTTCAGTACTACTTTAACTAAAAGTCACAGTTTCATTTTCCCTGCCAGTCAGACAGGTTCTAAACTGACCTGGCTTGCTAATGATTTATGTGCAATAAAACCTTACCTTGCAGCTTGAGGATATTGCTTGCATTTCTGAAATTCATGACCCAGCACACTGATCTCCTGCATTTTTGGCTTTGTGATAGAGGCACCTTGTGTGGTAAAGCTTTCTTACACTGCTGCTTTATGCCACCCCATTGCTTTCCTCTTGCTTAGCCTTTGCCATCAGCAGAAGCTCAGCTGTTAAGACTCTGGGATGATTACAGGGAGTCTCGTTTGCACCAgtgtcttcattttcttttctttctgatttgAAGGCATTTGAAGTTGACACTTATACTCTGGTTTCAGCTCAGTGTGC is a genomic window of Dryobates pubescens isolate bDryPub1 chromosome 13, bDryPub1.pri, whole genome shotgun sequence containing:
- the KCNJ13 gene encoding inward rectifier potassium channel 13 is translated as MTTDMIESNNTKSSAPLLTQRYLRMVTKDGHSTFQIDGAQGKGLAYLRDAWGILMDMRWRWMMLVFSASFVIHWLVFAVLWYLLAEMNGDLELDHDAPPDNHTICVKYITSFTAAFSFSLETQLTIGYGTMFPSGDCPSAIALLAIQMVLGLMLEAFITGAFVAKIARPKNRAFSIRFTRSAVVTHSEGKPYLMFQVANTRSSPLTSVQISAILYQEQENGQLHQTSVGFHLDSITLDECPFFIFPLTYYHLITPSSPLAALLQRETTHHFELVIFLSAVQEGTGEMCQRRTSYLPSEIMLHHRFASVLARNAKGEYQIKMENFDKTIPEFPAAADSKSPKRTDKIHINGQHTDSFQLSETGFTE